The following is a genomic window from Chania multitudinisentens RB-25.
TGATTGAAATTCGTCAGGCGTATCAGTTAGTTGAAAAAAAACTTTTAAGTTATGAGCCTGCCGATTTAATTTTGCTGGATACGCCGTTGTTTTTATCACGGGATATGGCTCCGCTGGAGCGCAATGTCCGTCATAAACAAGAGTACGAAAAAACCAGGCAAGTGATAGAAACTTTTTGGCAAAACCATCGCTCTGAAATTTTCCCCTGGAATCAAAATGGTGTAGTGCTTGCGAGCATTTTGGCTGAGCGCTTTAGTGCAGTTGTAAGTATCGCCAAACAAGATTTACGTACCGAACAAGGCCGCAAACAAATTTTAGCATCTGATGGGTTTTCTAAAGAGTTGATGCAAAATCTGGCAGGGCTGGATGAAAGTTTGGTGGGCGTGGGGGATTTGCGATTTATCAATGGCATTTTAGGCAACTATTCGCGCACCATCGCATTTCGTTTGTCTGAACAAGAAAACCGCATTGAACCCAACATTGAAGCTAAGCAAGGGTTAATTAGTTTTCACTTCCGTAGTGCCCGAGGCGGACAGATAAAAATGGTGCAATTAGCAGGTGACGAACCAGAATGGAAAAGTGCTGATCTCGATTTAGTTGCCTCTCGCCTGATGGTGCTGGATATGCAAAACAAAGGTAATGCAATGCCGTTGCCACAATTACTTGGCTATCAACAGCTTGGTATTTTACCTAAATTTGCTACGTTTTATCGCCAGGGTTTACACCAGGCACTAAAGAATAATGATATTGAGGCAGGGTGGTTGGCAGGCCTCGATGAGGGATTGAATAATGGCTTATAAAGTTTTAGGTAAATTAGTCGGTAACACTGGTGATGCCAGCCAGTTAACTATGGTTGTGCAAGACTCGTTTTCAGTACGCCGTGGTGAGTTTGTACGCATTATGCACCAGGAACGCAAAGATGAGGGGCAAGTCGCCGTACTGGGGCGAGTGACCAAGATCAGTCGTACCAATATGCTGTATAACGCCGGCTTTGGCGATGGTGTGACTGAGCTTGAGCTTTTGCCCGGTGCGAATGTAACTGGTGAGAATATGTTTGCTCAGGTCGAGCTGGTTGGTTACCGCGATCCAGTGACTCGTCAGATCAAAATTCCACGTCGCCCACTTAACCCTGGTACAGCTGTTGAAACCGTCGATTTTCAGTTTTTAAGTGATTTTTATGAATTTAATGAACACTCCAGTTTGCACTTGGGTAACTTAGTAGGCTACGACAAAGGCGAGAATACGGTTCCGGTTTTTATTGACGTCAACAAATTGGTCACTGAGCATTTGGCTGTTCTGGCAATGACGGGTTCAGGTAAGTCTTATACTGTTGGTCGCATTATAGAACGTTTAGTCGCGGTTAATAACGGCACTGTGGTGGTATTTGACCCACATGGTGAATACGGTAAAGCCCTCGCTGGCGGTAATCTGCAATTCTCAAGCTTCTTAGATGCCACTGACGATAAGCGTGATCAAGAAGCACTGCCACTGATTAAGCAGATCTTTGAAAAGCTGCAAGCCGTCGGTGCAGGTATTCAGGTTTACTCGCCGCAGCACGAGTCTTTTAAACATAAATACGCCAGTAAGAACACACCATTAGCGCTTCAGTTCGACCATTTTGAAATGGACGATATTGCTGAAATATTACCTGGCTTAACGGAACCGCAGCAACGAGTACTCGATGTTGCAATTCGTTATTGGCGCTCTGCAGATAAGACAGAGCCACGAGATATTAACCGCCTGCGCTTCTTATTAGGTGATGGTATTGAAGAGTTAAAAGAGTGGGACGACCTTTCTGAAGCTGAGGCGAAGGCATTATCAGGCCGTAGTGCCGCCGTCGCCTCGATGAAGCTTTCACGCGTGCTTAATGAAGCCAAAAGTTTTTACAGTGCAACGATGGCTGAACCAACTGATATTTACAAAATGGTGGGGCGCCCGAGCAATCAGCAGGGACGTTTAGTCGTTGTTGACTTACAAGGTTTGAGTGATACCGCTAAGCAAGTCATTTGTGCATTGTTATCTAGTGAAATATTAAAAGCGGCCTCGAGCAAAACGGACCCGCTGCGTCCATGCTTTATCATTTACGAAGAAGGCCATAATTTTGCCCCGGCCGGTGGCAATGCAGTCAGTCACCGCATTATTAAAAAGATCGCCGGTGAAGGTCGTAAATTTGGTGTTGGATTTGGCATTGTGAGCCAGCGTCCATCGAAATTAGATTCAGATGTGACCTCTCAGTGCAATACGCTAATTACGATGCGCTTAAAGAACCCAGACGATCAACGATTTATAGCTAAAGCATCAGATATGGTGAGCAAAGCTGACCTGGAGGAACTTCCGAGTTTATCAACCGGTGAAGCTTTGGTGTGTGGTCGTTCAATCCCTGCACCACTGCTTGTTAAAGTTGGTAGTAAGGCATTAATTCACGGTGGTGAATCACCGGAGGTATTGCGTGTTTGGGGCTCTTTCAATGGCTAAGGTGCCTATGCCTGAAGTAGCTTGGGTAAATGAGACGTTTCCACTTTTAGCAAGCGGTAAGCTATTGGACCAAGATGTATTGGTCCACAGCTTAGGCTGTAGCGTTTGGAATACATTCGGGCATGAACAGTCATTTATGGCGGTAATGGAATGCCCGGCTCCAGGTACATTTGGTGCTGATATTCGCTCAGACTCGGGCTGGTTTCATAAATCTTCTGCATCGCCTATGTGTTTAATCGAATTTGAACGCTTTGATGGTTCAGCGAAGGGGCAGCAAAAGCTAGAAGAAAAATTAAAAAACTTACTGGAAGCAGCACAGCGCTGGAATCATTCCCCCAAAACCCTGGTCCTCAGTGCCTGGAGCCAAGGCTTAGTAGGTGCACCTGATACCCAAAAACTGAAAGACATTTGCCGCATGGGTTTTACTTCGTCCACTGGTACCCAAGTAAGCGCCGCTCCTAATGTTGAGGTGGTGTTTAGTCGCTTTTTATTTATCAAAAATCTGAGCATGATTGTTTTGGACAGAATTCACTATGAGGTGTTGATGTGAATATAAAATCAGCACATTTTTTGCCAGGGACGAATAAACGCCTTGGTGACAAATACCTGTTACTTGAATGCCTTGGTGATGGCAGCCATGGCTGGGTATGGCGGGCGGAGCGCCTGCAAGATGGAAAAATTGTCGCAGTAAAAATCCCTAAAGATATTACTCGGGAAGACCGCCAGCTTGCCGAAGGTAAAGAGCTTTTAGACGTCGAGCCGCACGAAAATATTGTGCAAATTTTTGATATGGGCCGTATAGATAATGAATGGTTCTATATTGAAATGGAGTATTTTCCCAGCCAAACCCTGGCGCAAAAGCTCGATGACAGACAGCGTAATTTTGGCCAGACCTATGAACGGTTGTTCAGAATATATCGTCAAGTGCTCTGTGCTGTGCATTATTTGGCCGAACTACCAGTGCCAATATCCCATGGAGATATTAAGCCACATAATATTTTGGTTGGGGAACGGGACCTGGTGAAGTTGACGGACTTTGGCAGCTCAGCTTTACCAGAAGAAATTTACGTTCGTACCCGAGAAAATGGCGGGACTGTGTTGTATTCAGCCCCAGAGTTCTCCAACGTCGATAGCCGTAGAGGTAGTCTAGAAGAGCTACTATTGGGCGACATCTATAGCTTAGGTGTTTTGCTATACCAGCTGCTGACAGGAAAGCTGCCCCATGATACGCCAGCACAAGTTCAGCGCCACGCACCTTTCAAGCTTCCGACAGAGATTAATAGCTCTATTCATACGGACTTGGAGCAAGTGGTTCTTACCTGCTTACAAAAACGAGCGGAGGATCGCTTTTCAACTATTTCCGAATTAATTCATGCATTTGATGCAGCTACCACTAAGCAACTAAAAGTTGGTGCTATTGCTCCCGTTTTTCAGACTAAACCTGATCAGGACTGGTCAAGTGCGGTACTTGAAGCAATGTCCAATCAATCTTACCAAAAGGCTGCTCAGTTAGCGTCGCAGGAGTATAGCCGCAGTAAAGATCTACAAGCTTTACATCAGCAACTTATTGCCTTGTACCGCGCCAATCGCTTATTCGACTTTGAAAAAGTTGTAGAAGATAATAAAGCGATCTTGCTTGAGGGTAAATTGACTCAACCAGCGGCTTTGTTCGAGCTGATAGTTAAGACAAACCTACAGTTGCGCAATATCAGTCAAGCAAAATCCTGGCTGTTGCAACGAAAGCAAGCTGAAGCAGAAAACGCGGCTACCATGTATTTAGAATCATCTATCTTTGGCCTTGAAGCGAAATATCCTGAAGCAAGAGCACTATTGGAGAAAGTAAACCAAATAACTCCAATGAAATTCCATGTGTTAAGCCAACTCATTTTAGTTTGCGAGCAAATGCGTGATTACTCTGGTGCTGCAGCTTATTTGAAAGCGGCATTGCGAGTAGCACCATTGGATAACAGCATGAAAGAGAAAAAAGAATTGTATGCAAAGCTTGGGGTTATTTGATTGAAAAGATGACCATTGTGCGCACAAGACATATTGGATATTTAACACTTCCGTTCACACACCGGACAAAAAATAAAGTTTTACATAACGATTTCCTTCTTGATTGAGTTAAGACAAAAGCCTCTCCCCATTAGGGCGGAGGCTTCTCAGTTATAAACATTTAATTAACAAACAGTGAATATTCAGACACTTAGTTAGTATTATCGTAAGCGTCCGGTGATCTCATATTGCTAGCAAAACTCTGTTGCCACATGCTGCCTTCATTCAAGACAACGAATCGGAGGGGAAATATGGCAAAACGGTATTCTCACAGTGAACGGCAACAACATCTCGACACCTGGCAACAGAGCGGATTGTCTAAAAAACACTATTGCCGACAGCATGACCTGAACCCAGCCACCTTTTATTACTGGCTAAAGCATCATCGTGATGACGCTACCGTGAGCGTTCCCGCTGCCTTTATTCCTGCGCACCGAGTGATGCCCGGGAATAATGATGCTGACACGGTAACGCTCAACCTCCCCAATGGCTGTTCGGTCAGGTGTCTTCCGACGCAATTGCGGGCGGTGATGCAGGCCCTGTCCCTATGTTAACACCGCACCACATCTGGCTGGCACGGGAGCCCGTCGATATGCGCCGGGGCATTGATACCCTGACGCAATACATTACCGACCACCTGCACCAACCCTGGCAAGGGGAAGCTGCTTTTGTCTTTTGCAACAAGGCACGCTCGCGCATCAAAGTCCTGCGCTGGGACAAGCACGGCGTCTGGCTGTGTCTGCGTCGTCTTCATCAAGGCCATTTTGTCTGGCCCCGACAAGGTGATGTCGCCTGGCTGCTGTCACCCGAGCAGGTCGACTGGTTGATGAAAGGCATTGACTGGCAGCGGGTGGATGGTCTGGATTTAACCGGCTGGAAATAACGAAAAATAGTGATTAATACATTGATTATCAATGACAATATGGTGCCATGTTGATAAAGTGTTCGCATGAATATCGATGCCTTGCTGACCTCAAAAGACCCCGACGAACTGCGCACTCTGGCGTTGAAATTACTCGCAGACCTTGAACAGCAGACGCAGCGAAACCAGACACAAACGTGCTATATCCAGCAACTGGAAGACGCACTGAAAAACGCCCGTCAGTGGCGCTTCGGGCGTAAAAGCGAAGCCTTCCAGGGCGAACAGCGCGGGTTGTTCGACGAAGATATCGAGGCCGATGCCGCCGATATCGAGCAGCAACTGGCGACTCTGTTACCCGAGCCGAAAACACCCAAACCGCAGGTACCCAAGCGCCAACCTCTGCCGCGTGAACTGCCCCGGGAAGAGGTTCGTCTGGCGCCGGCGTCTGATAGCTGCCCAGACTGTGGTTACCCCCTGCGCTTCATTCGTGATGAAATCAGCGAACGGCTGGAATATGTTCCGGCTCGCTTCATCGTGCATCGCCATGTCCGCCCGCAGTTCAGTTGTGCACACTGTGAAACAGTCGTCAGCGAGCCGCTACCGGCACAGCTGATTGAAAAAGGTCTGCCCGGTCCGGGTCTGCTGGCGCAGGTGGTGTGTGCCAAAAGTCTTGACCACCTGCCGCTCTACCGTCAGCAAGTGATATATCAACGTAGCGGTGTCGACCTGCCTCGCAGTACCTTGGCGGGTTGGTTCGGTGCCGTGGGTGCTGCCCTGAAACCGTTGGCCCAGGCGCTGCATCAGGACCTGTTGCAACACCCGGTCCTGCAGGCCGACGAAACCCCGCTCTCCATCCTCGACCCCGGCAAGGGCAAAACCCAACGCGGTTATCTGTGGGCTTATATCACCGCGCTGGGGG
Proteins encoded in this region:
- a CDS encoding helicase HerA domain-containing protein yields the protein MAYKVLGKLVGNTGDASQLTMVVQDSFSVRRGEFVRIMHQERKDEGQVAVLGRVTKISRTNMLYNAGFGDGVTELELLPGANVTGENMFAQVELVGYRDPVTRQIKIPRRPLNPGTAVETVDFQFLSDFYEFNEHSSLHLGNLVGYDKGENTVPVFIDVNKLVTEHLAVLAMTGSGKSYTVGRIIERLVAVNNGTVVVFDPHGEYGKALAGGNLQFSSFLDATDDKRDQEALPLIKQIFEKLQAVGAGIQVYSPQHESFKHKYASKNTPLALQFDHFEMDDIAEILPGLTEPQQRVLDVAIRYWRSADKTEPRDINRLRFLLGDGIEELKEWDDLSEAEAKALSGRSAAVASMKLSRVLNEAKSFYSATMAEPTDIYKMVGRPSNQQGRLVVVDLQGLSDTAKQVICALLSSEILKAASSKTDPLRPCFIIYEEGHNFAPAGGNAVSHRIIKKIAGEGRKFGVGFGIVSQRPSKLDSDVTSQCNTLITMRLKNPDDQRFIAKASDMVSKADLEELPSLSTGEALVCGRSIPAPLLVKVGSKALIHGGESPEVLRVWGSFNG
- a CDS encoding serine/threonine-protein kinase, coding for MNIKSAHFLPGTNKRLGDKYLLLECLGDGSHGWVWRAERLQDGKIVAVKIPKDITREDRQLAEGKELLDVEPHENIVQIFDMGRIDNEWFYIEMEYFPSQTLAQKLDDRQRNFGQTYERLFRIYRQVLCAVHYLAELPVPISHGDIKPHNILVGERDLVKLTDFGSSALPEEIYVRTRENGGTVLYSAPEFSNVDSRRGSLEELLLGDIYSLGVLLYQLLTGKLPHDTPAQVQRHAPFKLPTEINSSIHTDLEQVVLTCLQKRAEDRFSTISELIHAFDAATTKQLKVGAIAPVFQTKPDQDWSSAVLEAMSNQSYQKAAQLASQEYSRSKDLQALHQQLIALYRANRLFDFEKVVEDNKAILLEGKLTQPAALFELIVKTNLQLRNISQAKSWLLQRKQAEAENAATMYLESSIFGLEAKYPEARALLEKVNQITPMKFHVLSQLILVCEQMRDYSGAAAYLKAALRVAPLDNSMKEKKELYAKLGVI
- the tnpC gene encoding IS66 family transposase gives rise to the protein MNIDALLTSKDPDELRTLALKLLADLEQQTQRNQTQTCYIQQLEDALKNARQWRFGRKSEAFQGEQRGLFDEDIEADAADIEQQLATLLPEPKTPKPQVPKRQPLPRELPREEVRLAPASDSCPDCGYPLRFIRDEISERLEYVPARFIVHRHVRPQFSCAHCETVVSEPLPAQLIEKGLPGPGLLAQVVCAKSLDHLPLYRQQVIYQRSGVDLPRSTLAGWFGAVGAALKPLAQALHQDLLQHPVLQADETPLSILDPGKGKTQRGYLWAYITALGADRSIVLYDCQPGRSGQYARDVLEGWRGTLVVDGYAGYQALFDSGQALEAGCWAHARRKFFELFTANKSPVAKVALDTIRELYKLERKIKPRSAYKKRQWRRRYAKPRLETFHQWLLLQQTHSAPNSGLRKALDYTLKRWPALLCYLDDGRVPIDNNRTENCLRPVAIGRKNWLFAGSLRAGQRMAAILSLLETAKLNGHDPYVWLRDVLTRLPTWPSNRLSELLPYAENSFS
- the tnpA gene encoding IS66 family insertion sequence element accessory protein TnpA encodes the protein MAKRYSHSERQQHLDTWQQSGLSKKHYCRQHDLNPATFYYWLKHHRDDATVSVPAAFIPAHRVMPGNNDADTVTLNLPNGCSVRCLPTQLRAVMQALSLC
- the tnpB gene encoding IS66 family insertion sequence element accessory protein TnpB (TnpB, as the term is used for proteins encoded by IS66 family insertion elements, is considered an accessory protein, since TnpC, encoded by a neighboring gene, is a DDE family transposase.), giving the protein MLTPHHIWLAREPVDMRRGIDTLTQYITDHLHQPWQGEAAFVFCNKARSRIKVLRWDKHGVWLCLRRLHQGHFVWPRQGDVAWLLSPEQVDWLMKGIDWQRVDGLDLTGWK